cggtatgaaacacgtcatgctgacacctacatgatgtatattttgttttcattacacACTCTGCTACACTGGGAATGTCTATTAAAATTATTCCATATATTTCTAACATATGTAGTTCCTTACtaaatatcacttcaaatataggTCATGTCTATCTTTTAATAAGTGTTACTAGTACTGTCCTTTACTaccatgaaacttataatttaaaacataaaccaatatgtaattcttaattgtattttCTCGTCTTTAAAAACGGTATCGACATCCCAATCTTTAAAGGGAAGTTCTCGGGTTTCTTCTGCTAATGACAGTTTAATGGCAAATCCAaacatgcattggaaggatgctTATGTGGAGGACAtagggacacctgatccaatAACTTTGGAATAAGCCGCATTTCATTCGGAGCAACAACATGGCATCCAGATGGGATGCCTCTCGAGGTTGAATCAAGTACATTTGgttaacattcaaatcaatCCAGATATCAtgttcacaaatggaatcatggtGTTATAGTACACTGATATGTATGTGCCATTTTACCATTTATCattaacagtgcgacatttaactctagACACGACAAAAGTCGGATTTTTGCCAACACTTATATTGaagatacaaataaaccctttacaaaaaatgatgaaattttattttcacaagacatgcacccaACTTTGCACtcgtaactattgtagtttttaagatatttcacctgaaatataaaaaaaatcccatgaGAATTTGGTGGAATTTTCACTCCCATCAATGCTCCCACGAAACTTCCCAATGGAGAAAATTCTGATACAATTTTTTCTCTCCCATAGGGTTTTAACTCCCATTTTTAAACTTAACATGgtatacaatgtcccataggagagAACATACCATAATGAACCTGAAATGGGAGTCAAtgtcctatttgagcatgaatagaaataaatatcCCCCAAAAGCACAGGGTGAGGATTTTTATCCCATGAATACagtaataaaacagaaaattgtatcttaaggAGTGTTGCTTGTCATGATTCTTACCAATGTACTTACGCCTAACAAGCTAAGGAATGGCATTAATTTTATATGTAGTACTTAAGCTCATATatgtaggcctatgtgtttATGGATAAATGTCTGAACAACATGAGAAATCAAatgatattagagctctgcattattATACTCTTCCAAATGGAATTtcaaatgtatacatataaccctttcacaaaaatatcagtATAAAAATGGACGAGACTAAATTATTGCAGttagaaaaatatgaaatactcattcacatgcaattgctcacattcactatttatAACCCTTCACAGGTCGTCAGGCGTGAATATGTTCACAGTAatcggtaattttgtctgtaatgataatagtATGGGCATATAACCTACGGTGCAATCctctaatgcaaggtgaagataaagaacagtgatcaatctcataactcctataagcaatacaaaatagatagcaaacacggacccctggacacaccagaggtgggatcaggtgcccagaaggagtaagcatcccctgttgaccggtcacacctgccgtgagccctatatcctgatcaagtaaacggagttatccgcagtcaaaatcagtgtgccaagaacggcctaacaatcgatatgaaacacgtcagacagcatttgacccaatgataggttgtattgacgaactagatcgttataacgaccatagaatttgcgaaatgctgacttcaatcgagactgttgaaacccctgtaccatcaacgtgtttgtcagtagcttacctcgatttaaaaactgactatacgcagaacaagctcttgcatatcgaatcagttgagatatataaacgccatatgcaggtgataatggaatattgctacataaatatgggaagttgacgatggaaagctgaaatcaccctgtttgtcatacagttgagttgtcagtttgccgttaatgtctactttcaataaaatatctaagtatgaagcagaagtggacgactcagtggtgtcctttatttcgagctcacagagatatatcaaatcgacatatgaatgaaacttgttattgttaatagagaaaacatcatcgatatatcgaaatgtcgaattgaaggccacagcgagaattttttttcttctcacgtagaagtttttgaataaattttgcttcatatgaatatagaaccaggtcagctaacaaaggaacacaattcgtgcccatgggaattccaacagaccgttggaagacctgatcaccaaagaccacgaagatattgtcaatgaggaactcaagcatattttttatttcaacttcagagtacttgtgcgtggaatcagagtggtgtttaacaaagtaagtttttgaaagactgatcactagatatgaatatttccgttttccatttttgttgcaggagcaactgtctatgatatcaaaaagtcgagtttttaatttatcgtgaggaatggtcgtatatagtgttgaaaagtcataggttttaatgttattgatttgggaaaaattctgtgatttcaagtttactgaaAGTACTTTAgtattttttagaatccatatttaattaacaccacttctggcatatgtagtcgcacagtaagtttgaagtttctccttcacagctgttaatattttcgtgaggagcaaagataggggcttggtagagcactcactggatccagcaatgtatctttgtttgtaagagtttttatgtagtttgGGAATCCAGTATatgtacggtaactcatattcaatcgacccattgactgggatattaaatgtgtctaaaactttTCTGATATATACTAATGACATTGTGATTctgatctaaaaaaaattgaggACTAGTTGACATTTATaatactttgttacatcatgactaTACATTGCTTGCAAGAAAACAACACAAGAAACGCATAAATTTAGTCAGTGACTAAAATGTGTTGTTCAATCACACTATTTTAAAGTCATTACACTCAATTCgtagaaaaattccttaactggcaattgaaatcaatatacaaatgtagatTTTCcgctttcaaccattaatattgaaaaGTCACTTGAGGATCGATCCATCTTATGTACGTGGTATTCTAGCATCAtgaatgatcttgtacatgtaaatgcaggTTAAAGAcagtttaatgaaattgaagtaggtgtgtactgtatttcaaatgtgaaaaataaaatgaatttttctaAATTTGTTCAACCCCATTTTCAGAACTTGaagagcagaagatgcattACCAATGATTCCCATATGACATAGAAGGCAAAGGAGAGCTCTTGAGAATATAAACATCTACGAGTTTGACAGTCAATGAATACATCCCATGACACAATCCTTCCTGATTCAGTAAACTTGTAGTCCATTCTTCTAAGGACACACCATGACTTAGTTAAGATCAAGTGTTGGTGTCAGAAAActaatgtaattaaaatcattgcaaaattaacaagCTGGGACCCCTGCAAGTGTCTGATGTGAGCATACTGAATAAGGACtcattactgaacagttgagggaaaatcactattatgatgattgttttttaaaatgacgATTGCTTTGTTTGCTAACATTGTGATCCATATTTGTTGAATAAATAACTTTGCAAAATTGAGTTGTTCTGtttactaattactggtatTTCAACATAGATTACTGTAACACTAAACAAGcttcaataaattttgaaagtttcagTTTCTGCAGTAGAAGAGTACCCCTATTGATTTGCAGGTACAAAGGTCACTAGGTGCAATACAATACTCTGTACAATTGGTGTCTGACCAGTATCTTCAGAACCCCTAGATCGATAGTTATAATCCATACAGAAGTTGGTCATTGGTAGTAGATGATCCaaattgattttcaggtcaaaggatTAAAAGTCACTGGGTGCAATGTAGCTAGTACTCTATGCAATGGTGTCCACCCAATATCTTGAGCCTGTTGCTCAGttgttatgatatttcatatgttggatGGCTATGagtagtagatgacccctaatgatttccaggtcaaaggtcagcagGTGTAATgcagtataataaacaatttattggtaTCTGCCCAACATCCTAAGAAGAGCTTTTATAGTGATGCTATTTAATGCATGTGTTGGTCACTGGTATTCGGGGCCCTTCGGTGATTTTCAGTTCATAAGATCACCAAGTGCAGTGGTGTACTTCATGCATTTGATGTCAACTAAAAGGGTTTACCAAACAATTGATATATGCTTGACCTTCAGAGAAGAGGGAAATCTTCCACCTTTAACCGTTCAccaaaattttatgaaatgtaataaataagCAAAAATTAACACATTGACAGCTTTCTCGTCCCCTTGATGCATGCCCCTGGTAATCCCTTGCTTTGACTGTGGTAGTATAAACATTTCCACAAGTATACATATGACATACAGTGTAGCTGAGGccgggggcatatatgttttgcACAGAATTTTTGTATCGATATTCATGCACTTATTTTCTATCTAGATATTATTAATAGTTTACATggcaatacagtacatgtatagaacTCGTTTATGGATTTGATTGCAATGATACTTGGTGTTTGGTGGtttgagggggaggggggggggggggtagcagcATATCCAACTGGGCTACAGTTTGTTTACATGGGTTTTATTTTATCACTTGaactaatatttatcaatatgttaaacttctatttattttgaaatatcaattgcttATATTATTGACTTTTACTGAAAACTGTGTAGgtttgtattatttgtcattTGTGTGAATTTTGGTGAAAtgctcaaatctacagttttcatacTACAATAGATCAATTGCATTATGTTTCAACttaaatctttttatatatattaagagtctttgatatgaaCATCTTTTGATAGCAGTTGATTCTGCTCtatgtatttttcaaattatctaaattcatcaatgaaatccagCAAATAAACCACTGTTTGGCAAACTGCCaatttataatacattggtaTAGAGGTCAGTAACGCACTCTTTACCATGAGTGAATATTGATATCATAAATAGGGAGgtaattttatacatgtattgcatgaTAGCGAGGGAGATATGGAgatttatctcatacgtgtggtgtatattgaaagtgagataaagcattaggtttatcacacgcccgtttgataaagctTGCCGGTctgaactacttttgacactgtccccgcttggatgacatattcTCTGTGTTTTATGCATATCGACGCATGAAATAAAGTGTAtaacttgttattctgtatttatttagaagttcttttatagcaaaatgaaaatgatgttgtccccactgacatataatgcCAACTATATCAGTAACTACTAAAACAAATAcgattacaaaacaaaaaaaatgtcCCCTTTATTATGATCGACAAGGAATCAACCGCTTACTGCACAAGAATAATCGAAATTAACTCGACATGCTGGGGTACCAAGTATTCAGAAGCACCGCCTCTTTTCTCTGGAGCCAAATTGAGTGTAGGCCTAataaatctcaacagctttatTTACTAGGCCTGaagtgcctcaggatttcctctcgTCCTCAGACCCAAAGAAACCacgtaaataaaatccaatttGCACAAACActtttacttttcattgtaaactgttgaacattctaataatgttgcattaaaatattactatTACTTTTATTGATCGTTGttacaaatgtttatttaaaaaagacgacgacatcaaactttCATCAGAAGGCCTAcctcaaaaaataaatactcggccaatagttgttactttgttggcatggcaaaaccattattaatcataaactataatcccttctaaaacaattctCATCCgtgttttcttttataaaaatgccctTGTGTACTGTATATGAATGGATTGCAAGCGGACTATTTTGTCCCGCGTAAGGAAGACTGATCAACATGACGTTTGAGCCAcagattcaaaacaaattcaagcagctgtttctaccatactgaGGATCATCTCAAATTAGCgaaaagaagacgtatgagataaatagaacatctataattgcgtatttcgatatttggtttatccaactcattgatatggtgtatttattcgctcggcaagcctcgcgaataaatacaccatatcagctcgttggataaaccaaatatcaaaacacacaATGTAAATATCCTATATTTATTCATCCAAGACAAAtgatattccccgagggcaaagCCCGAGGGGAATGTGATTTTTCTtcggtgaataaatcttcatatctcccgaacattcgtgcaataaattgtttattataccgaaacaaagcaaaactacaaaagtgcatttgaaatAGGAGTCCGCtcatgtatatagtgtatgtaGCAGAGatcgccctaacggtaacaccgcgccgttAAGGTATTACGGTATAAGGTACAatcaacgaaatacagtgatatgataaccagtattttgaatttccattctctttgaatgctgatttacttgtttgtttttgtatcaaccaaaaccaggcgatttaactgtatatcagagacccgcctattttgtgccttatgaactatgaaagtacaatgactcggagttattgtgacgtcacaataaactaCGTCTACCTTGCCGTAAATAATATGGAATATGCACGAGGTTGCCCAAGAGGTAATTATAATGGGGAGAtgtgatgtttgagagggagatatgaagttttgtcatccctgtcacgtgactgtctagaccaatcagattacgcatTGCATAAAATTCTCATACTGAAGTATAATGATATGGGAAATTAAGATTTATGGAGagaatttgttttcaattttattttattttttataccaCAAGGACAAACCATAAAGAAAACGGGCTGAGTTTTGCAGTTTAACTAGGCTTCATAGACTGCTGTCGGTTTCCATGACAACGGATAGTAAACATTTGGTGATGGGtttaaaattatgtaagatagtgcaagtaaaattaatactggggaaataaaagaaatcttCGACTTTGAGTGGCCGGATcctatctgatttctttgatttttacatagaattgatcttaaGAGGTTGTATATAAGAAGAATTTCTTTTGTTGAATATGATgcacaaatattaataatttatttattgaaagtaagtacttgaacattcgtatacatTGAACTTTTGGAAGGAAGAAGGGTAGTACTTTTTGACAACATTTGATATGGTGTTGTTGCTTAggaacaaaatatatttgaatacaaaaataatttagaTTAGATTAACTTTAAAGATCGATTAAGCACATCTGACACCTCAACTTTACAATTGatgaaatttcaagttgatATCTTGAATACTTTCCGAGAATATGACTACACACACTGGTCCTTTAAACGAAATGACGTCAATACCTTacgtgaaaagtgaagataacgaacaatgatcaatgcCAGAACTCCCACAAGGAAAACAAAGTaaagggttgggcaaacacggacccctggacatagcAGAGTTAGGaacaggtgcctgggaggattAACCATCTTCTgtcggagtaatccgtagtcaaaagttGAGTGTCAAGAATGGCCTAAATCGATATGGGACACGTTAGACAtcatatgacccaatgataagtaaGTGACGAAATAAAAATCGGAAGAAACAGTAAAAACgttatgttcccaaactttgatTGCGgataatgataattatcaacAGAGTAATACcaatatttttcccaattccATCATGGGAACATGATAAtaagaaacaaaataaaaccaatATGCTCCGAAACATTGTTGGGGGAATATACTATGTGTAGTAATTGGAaacagtaaaaacaatatgtttccaAACTTCGTTTGCAAAGCATCATGAGAAAGAAAGTAAAGCAATGCGTTTCCAAGTTTCGTTTTGGAAAAATAATGACAAACAGAATACAAAAGCCTGTTCTCAAACAACGTTTTGGAAACATAAGttttgcatgtacattttgtagtACTTAATTGACTTTTTGATTTCGTAATGAAGATCGTTAGTACAAGTAAATATACCTTTGTCACAGAGTTCTTCGGTATATCCTGGATTACAGCCATTCGTCACATTACAGACATTCAGACAATCTGGACCATATGTTCCTGGAGGGCACTCtgggaaaatcaaattttcaatagacaaacaaaatacacacctagaaaataaatgtgaatgatgtgaattatcaaaatccAAAAGTACGCTTTcaaaaccaattttttttaaacctacCTTTGTCACAGAGTTCCCCGGTATATTTTAGATTACAGCCACCGTCACATTTTCCCGTTGTCCTGTTGCAGGGGAGGTAACTCAGACACTGTCCACTACAGTTATACACACAATCTGGACCGTATGATTCTGCTGGACACTCTGGAAAATATTATTTCACCCggaaaatttattatttttaagaaatacCCCTTTCTGCTTCACATTCACTGCCATTTTCATTGTTGTCTTCATCGATCTAAAATACATAGATTTCATCAATCAACTATTCAAAGAGTTCaatttgtaaatttagaaatatattgtttctttTCGAAAGCTTTTAGAATAATGCCAAATAAATTACGTGTGTTACAATGTATTCCTGTCCATCCATTGCCACAGCCATAGTCACATTGGCCAGTGGTGTGATTACAGAACAGGTTGTCTCTGCAGTGTCCAGTACACGTAGATCTACACTGTAAACCGTAATATCCAGCTGCACATGCTACGAAAAATTACATTCTCTTGATAAGTTACACCTTTTTGTATCtcattttatatcaaatgtaaagtatcaatatgaaatgatataacATATGTAATCTTACATTTGTTACAAAAGTTCCCTACCCATCCTGCAGTACAACCCAAACACGTTCCGTTGACAATGTCACATCTCATTTCCTGACAGTTGTTTGGACAGGGTAGATCACAGTTATATCCATACACATCCGATTCTTTACAACCTTTGGATGTAATACAGAGAAAGTATAGCACCTCAtttatatactactcaaaatttgataaggatcatagatatttttctgtttaaaaaattaataactgcataactggcaatattgtgtccaagtgaaatcaaaaacgtcttcaacaaacttgcacgtgtatttcatgccatgggaaatgcgtttcccatcacagtttatgcttttgctaccattgcacgattttcactcaggcatcggtgtctgattctttctaaaatttcaaactcacttgagtgtttacactacgtttatcaacacaatgccccctcaacgtgtaaggcgtcgcctaacgacagaacaactgggcagatgtattggaatgcttgacgctggttagtcacaacgtgacgttgcaaatgcactaaacgtcagccagagcgttgtaaacagtgcctggaaccgacagcaaacttttggtacagcagcacaccgacattggggtggtcgtcagacgtcgacaacccaacgccaagaccattttgtggctcttcaagcacgacgccatcccttctggatagcaaccagcctacgtaacgacctcctgagcgcctcgggggtgaatgtgttcactcagacgatacggaatcggcttcacaatgcaggtctcaactcgagaagggcatgtgtttgagtccctctgactgttcgacaccggcgggagcgattggactgggttgaagatcatgtcacttgtaCACAGAActattgggttcaagttctgttcaccgatgagtccaggtattgtttggacttcaCAGACAGGAGgtaccgagtgtggcgacgacaacgtgaacgtttccatgatgccaacatcagtgaacatgaccgttatggtggtggttccatcatggtctggggtggaatcagtagggatggaagaacagatcttcatgtcctggacagaggaacaatgacgggggtgcggtaccgggatgagatcctcgatgtttacgtcagaccctacgctggtgctgttggccctgagttcatcctgattgATGATAatgcccgtcctcatcgcgccaggttagtggagcagtaccttcaacaggagacaattgtccgtatggactggccagcgcgctcgccggacttgaacccgattgagcatgtatggaacatgctgcaggttgccctttcacgccggagagcacaacccacgactttggcagagctcggaaacgccctcgtggaagagtggaacaaccgggtgcttattgacagcatggctcgacgttgtcaagccgtcatttatgcaaggggaggccatacccggtattgacactttatcgactaagtgtaataatggactatccccaaaaactgtgtaattctttctctgctTTGCTGTTAGcgttttgtaatgaaatgcctttggtattgttatcagatttcaagcattccgtattgataaaagttcatgccgttcatgaattttcattgataacctgagtaaacacgtttctgagtcaaatttatgtattttgttatgttagtggtaaataaCACAAAtgtaacctagtgatccttatcaaattttgagtaatATACACCTGTACATTAAACGGACTTCAAACTGTATAATGAAGCAGCATGGTATTACCTGTTACAGTTACTTCACACAATTCTGTGTAAACTGAGTATGTTTCATATCCGGAAGGATAAGTTGTACCGTCAAATctttcattgtaaaatataaCGTAACGTCCATGTTTGACACAAGTTGTACTGAAATTCAAGGTCGGTAACTCCTGTTCGTTCTTGTAACATAGATACCCATCCTCCTTTATGGTTGTGTTTGACACATAGAGCGAGAAACCAGCAAAACGCCCTCTTTGCCGCATGACTGAAATAAGCAATTTTTAATACGACATTGTTATCAGTTGAAAAGAAGAGAAAAACTTTTCTTCGATATAAAAGCGATGAGACTTGACTAATTGTACAAACTTTCTATTAAAAACCACATTTTCATTTAACTATATGCTATGTATTTTGATCAAAACATTGAAATCGCTGAAGACAACTGGAATATGTAAAATGTTAGAAAAAGAGCAAGGTACAAGCACGATTGCACATGCGATAGGTAACCTTAAAAGTAAATGTAAAGTCAAACTGGCAAACAAGAATGTATAGATACCATTCTCACAGTATGAAAGTGTAACAACTGTATAATACACTATtcaattatggactgtttagttgggagacatcacaaattataaacaacaaagcagaaaacgtttcgtctgttgacatttgatcaatcactacCATGGGATGCTTTGTATATTAATGTGGGTTTACaagtttattacaaacgctcaaacaaCGTCGTTTAACAGTCTATGGCGAACTGTACGCGCAAAATGTTGacacatgtgataatttttatatcacccgttgtcaaatAATGTTATCCATTGTGTCATaggatgaaataattcatatttaacataCTAATATAATTTGTCTCATAActgaaattataaatatttttgatgaCACTGTTATCAGTTGGAAAAAAGAGAAAGACTTTTCCTTGATAAATAAGCGATGGGATTTGACTATTTGTATCAACTTTCTATTAGAAAACCACATTTTCGTTTACTAGTATTTATATGCTATGGAGTTTGATCAAAACATTGAAATCGATGAAGGCAATTAGAATATGTCCTCTTTGTCTCATAACTGAAATTACTACTTTATTAGAAACCTTTCGATCTTTTTAATGATATCAAGGTAATTCTTAACTAATTCTTCATAATCCCTGAACCGAGTTTTAATGAATTTATTGGATAATTGTACACATGATAATCATTACCATATTGTTCTCCATAGGTTTTGAACTGTATTTTGATGCTGTAGATGCTGAGTactttctcaaggtcaacataCCACCATATCCGTTTCTCTGGGGAATTAAACCCTATTATTCGTGTCCTTGTACACGTGTTAATATCTCCATCTAGTGCATTACTGGATTGGAATAAATGACATATTCCAGCTCCTGGGCAGCCGTGTACCCTAGCCTGATCAGTCTCCTTTTTCTGGGATAGGATTTCTGTTATGCAAATGGAATTACCGATTACACTAATGAACAATTTGACagcttcttttttctttaaaactgTATACATGTGAGGAATGATCTACCTTCTTTATCATTGACTAGAATACAACTGTAATTGTAATTTGATGAGTATCACACGAGTTCATTAATGTCCTCAATTCCAAGAACAAATTTTGCACAAAACTACAAAATGTCATATGCTATATAGGTTTCTCAGAATtagaatttcagttttgaactACTAGCAAATGAACGTGTTTCTAAAAATAGCTTAATCTTTTCATTACTTTAAGAATTAGTGATACCAAGTCATGAAACTAATAATTCAATGAATGTAAAGTTTACTGTTTACTTACGATATCCAGATAATGAAATCAATCCCACTCCTACATGTATGAGAAAGACAAGTAGATGCATGTCGTGCGTAACAATCCAAAGCTTGTTGTAGACGGCAACCAGAAagtataaatatcaaatttctaCTAAGGTGTCCATCATTGTAATAGTTGAATATATGCCTTTATGTTATTCCATCAGGTGCCAAAGCT
This genomic window from Ostrea edulis chromosome 4, xbOstEdul1.1, whole genome shotgun sequence contains:
- the LOC125669317 gene encoding protein draper-like, producing the protein MRQRGRFAGFSLYVSNTTIKEDGYLCYKNEQELPTLNFSTTCVKHGRYVIFYNERFDGTTYPSGYETYSVYTELCEVTVTGCKESDVYGYNCDLPCPNNCQEMRCDIVNGTCLGCTAGWHVQLDITVYSVDLRVLDTAETTCSVITPLANVTMAVAMDGQEYIVTHIDEDNNENGSECEAERECPAESYGPDCVYNCSGQCLSYLPCNRTTGKCDGGCNLKYTGELCDKECPPGTYGPDCLNVCNVTNGCNPGYTEELCDKVSISKPRKTKLFVGPRFFLDPKIGTDGTENRH